One genomic region from Rhodococcus sp. SBT000017 encodes:
- a CDS encoding SDR family oxidoreductase, whose protein sequence is MSSSTAGNYATQVAVVTGAASGIGRSLALQLAERGASLALSDVDEVHLEETADMCRTAHRATVETAVLDVADRAAFQVYAESVQSSFGRVNMVFNNAGVALGADVVDMSWEDFDWLMGINFGGVVNGTKAFLPYLIASGDGHLVNTSSVFGLVGIPSQSAYNAAKFGVRGFTEALRQEMKISRHPVTVTCVHPGGVKTNIVNNARGVSDMGADTATIASMFNNIARTTPEKAACAILKGMDKKKPRVLIGADARGFDFVARVVGPRYQDISAPVTRAGYALARKRGIIK, encoded by the coding sequence GTGAGTAGTTCGACAGCAGGCAATTACGCGACCCAGGTCGCAGTCGTCACGGGAGCCGCCTCAGGGATCGGTCGGTCCCTTGCCCTCCAACTGGCCGAACGCGGGGCCAGCCTTGCCTTGTCCGACGTCGACGAAGTGCATCTCGAGGAGACGGCGGACATGTGCCGTACCGCGCATCGTGCGACCGTGGAGACCGCGGTGTTGGACGTGGCAGATCGTGCTGCGTTCCAGGTTTACGCAGAGAGCGTGCAGTCGTCTTTCGGGCGCGTCAACATGGTGTTCAACAATGCCGGCGTCGCCCTCGGCGCCGACGTTGTCGACATGTCCTGGGAGGATTTCGACTGGCTGATGGGCATCAACTTCGGTGGTGTCGTCAACGGGACCAAGGCGTTCCTGCCTTATCTGATCGCCTCTGGTGATGGTCATCTGGTAAACACCTCCAGCGTCTTCGGTCTGGTCGGGATCCCCAGTCAAAGCGCTTACAACGCCGCGAAGTTCGGTGTGCGTGGCTTCACCGAAGCGCTTCGGCAAGAGATGAAAATCAGTCGGCATCCGGTCACGGTGACATGCGTTCACCCCGGCGGCGTCAAGACTAATATCGTCAACAACGCTCGTGGTGTATCCGATATGGGGGCAGATACCGCCACCATTGCCTCGATGTTCAACAACATCGCCAGGACCACTCCGGAGAAAGCTGCGTGCGCCATCCTCAAGGGAATGGACAAGAAGAAGCCCCGAGTGCTGATCGGCGCAGACGCACGTGGCTTCGACTTTGTCGCACGCGTTGTCGGTCCGCGCTACCAGGACATCTCTGCGCCTGTCACACGCGCGGGCTACGCCTTGGCTCGTAAGCGGGGGATCATCAAATGA
- a CDS encoding DUF4873 domain-containing protein → MSDDHDLDYSGEGTLVCRGKEIAVGVKIKGYFQPLNGLYTWYGRIDKNDALHAALSGRRTVAVFATPEGRAECVVGDPDFWDRYRISGTSRPPYHIPTTLEEVESIAESEHQG, encoded by the coding sequence GTGTCTGACGACCACGATCTCGACTACTCCGGCGAGGGCACCTTGGTGTGCCGTGGCAAGGAGATTGCTGTCGGGGTGAAGATCAAAGGCTATTTCCAGCCCCTCAACGGCTTATACACCTGGTACGGAAGGATCGACAAGAATGATGCGCTCCACGCCGCCCTCTCGGGAAGGCGCACGGTTGCCGTCTTTGCGACACCAGAGGGACGCGCCGAGTGCGTCGTGGGCGACCCTGATTTCTGGGACCGCTATCGCATCTCGGGCACGAGCAGACCGCCGTACCACATCCCCACCACGCTCGAGGAAGTTGAGTCGATAGCAGAGAGTGAACATCAGGGTTGA
- a CDS encoding NAD(P)/FAD-dependent oxidoreductase, translating into MPSSNAKSAATATDPGITEPITTKVLIIGSGFSGLGMAVQLRRRGYSDFIVLEKADSVGGTWRDNTYPGCACDVPSLMYSYSFESRGSWSKVWSSQPEIEQYLKDISNKRGVTQKIHFGQKLVSGYWSESESRWHLRTESGREYVAQYIVSGVGALHIPNFPNIPGIDEFAGQAFHSAQWDHTVDLQGKRVAVIGTGASAIQFVPFVQKDAGTLTVFQRTPAWVLPRKNFAVPPVLRTLLSKIPITRRLARWSVYWGAESLAFGLNGHSNLMRPIEKVAKWNIERSITDPELRRKLMPSYRIGCKRILGSNDYYPALAAPNTTVISDRIEKITADSIVTPDGVSHPVDVIIYATGFHVTDGFDQLALKGARGEDLPSHWHRTGINTHLGITTEGFPNLFFLLGPNTGLGHNSVVFMIEQQIKYIMKAIDAVDSRGAERVDVRAEVQEHFNKSIQHKLAKGVWTNGGCTSWYLDSQGVNRTVWPGFTWQYWRATKDFEPAEYEIA; encoded by the coding sequence ATGCCGTCCTCCAACGCCAAGTCCGCCGCCACGGCGACAGACCCGGGAATAACCGAGCCCATCACTACCAAAGTTCTCATCATCGGCAGCGGCTTCTCTGGCCTCGGTATGGCCGTCCAGCTCCGCCGACGCGGGTACAGTGATTTCATCGTTCTAGAAAAGGCCGACTCCGTCGGTGGGACGTGGCGCGACAACACCTATCCGGGATGCGCGTGCGACGTACCGTCACTGATGTACTCCTACTCGTTCGAGAGTCGCGGTAGCTGGTCGAAGGTGTGGTCCTCGCAGCCCGAAATCGAGCAGTACCTGAAAGATATCTCCAACAAGCGTGGTGTCACTCAGAAGATCCACTTCGGGCAGAAGTTGGTCTCCGGATACTGGAGCGAGTCCGAATCTCGGTGGCACCTGCGTACCGAGTCGGGCCGGGAGTACGTCGCGCAGTACATCGTGTCCGGTGTCGGCGCTCTGCACATCCCGAATTTTCCGAATATCCCCGGAATCGACGAGTTCGCCGGTCAGGCGTTCCATTCGGCACAGTGGGACCACACGGTGGATCTCCAGGGCAAGCGGGTGGCCGTCATTGGCACCGGTGCCAGCGCGATTCAGTTCGTGCCGTTCGTGCAGAAGGACGCCGGCACACTCACGGTCTTCCAGCGAACCCCGGCTTGGGTACTTCCACGCAAGAACTTCGCGGTGCCGCCGGTACTTCGGACGCTGCTCAGCAAGATCCCCATTACTCGCCGCCTCGCTCGGTGGTCGGTCTACTGGGGCGCAGAGAGCCTGGCCTTCGGGCTCAACGGCCACTCCAACCTTATGCGACCAATCGAAAAGGTGGCGAAATGGAACATCGAGCGTTCTATCACCGACCCCGAGCTACGCCGGAAGCTGATGCCGTCCTACCGCATCGGATGCAAGCGCATCCTGGGATCGAACGACTACTACCCTGCGCTCGCCGCCCCCAACACGACAGTGATCAGCGATCGGATCGAAAAGATCACTGCCGATTCGATCGTCACCCCTGACGGCGTGTCACACCCTGTGGATGTGATCATTTACGCCACAGGGTTCCATGTCACGGACGGGTTCGATCAACTCGCGCTCAAGGGCGCTCGGGGCGAGGACTTGCCGTCGCACTGGCACCGGACGGGCATCAATACCCACCTCGGCATCACCACCGAGGGCTTCCCGAACCTGTTCTTCCTGCTCGGACCTAACACGGGTCTTGGGCACAACTCTGTCGTGTTCATGATCGAGCAGCAGATCAAGTACATCATGAAGGCCATCGACGCCGTCGACAGTCGAGGTGCGGAGCGTGTTGATGTGCGGGCCGAGGTTCAAGAACACTTCAACAAGAGCATCCAACACAAGCTCGCCAAGGGCGTGTGGACCAACGGCGGATGTACGAGTTGGTATCTGGACTCGCAAGGTGTCAACCGTACGGTGTGGCCCGGGTTCACCTGGCAGTACTGGCGAGCGACGAAAGACTTCGAGCCCGCCGAGTACGAGATCGCCTGA
- a CDS encoding MFS transporter, with the protein MAVALVVAAMAALYSALPQIAVATGATQAQLTWIVDGYTLVLACFVLPAGAIGDRYGRRGVLVAGLALFAFASALPLFLADPAWLIAARALAGAGAALVMPSTLSILTAGFPPAHRGRAVGVWAGVAGSGAVLGILGAGVLLEQWSWTSVFVGLTVAGAVLAGLACSIAESRQQEHPPVDWVGAVTVVVAVGAIVFAVIEVPARGWSDSLVAISTAVGLFAVVVFVVVELRSSAPLLDVRLFARRGFGAGALSVCIQFLVTFGVFLLLVQYLQLILGYGPLTAALALTPMVVPLIVISVIAPWLSNIVGLRVMTTVGLLTIAAGLVMVSRLTVAATYPDLLWPLLIMSAGLGLCTAPATFAIVSDTPEAKHGVAAAVNDAAREIGAAIGIAVAGSVLAAGYVQHIQPALPQLPEPARGPVADSLAAALQVADRAGPAGQPLAEFARAAFVHGSGQATLSLAALTAAGALVLAVFAPGRRSRTTATAGDGRR; encoded by the coding sequence ATGGCGGTCGCGTTGGTGGTGGCCGCAATGGCGGCATTGTATTCAGCGTTGCCACAGATCGCGGTCGCGACAGGGGCGACGCAAGCTCAACTGACCTGGATAGTCGACGGTTATACGCTGGTATTGGCGTGCTTCGTTCTGCCTGCCGGTGCGATCGGTGACCGGTACGGTCGCCGCGGGGTGCTCGTGGCGGGGTTGGCGTTGTTCGCTTTCGCGTCGGCCTTGCCCTTGTTTCTCGCCGACCCGGCGTGGCTGATCGCTGCTCGCGCGTTGGCTGGGGCGGGTGCGGCGCTGGTCATGCCCTCGACGCTGTCGATACTGACCGCGGGATTTCCACCGGCGCATCGCGGCCGCGCTGTAGGTGTGTGGGCCGGGGTTGCTGGATCCGGGGCGGTCCTGGGCATCCTCGGGGCTGGTGTGCTGCTCGAACAGTGGTCGTGGACCTCGGTGTTCGTCGGGTTGACCGTCGCCGGAGCGGTTCTGGCCGGGTTGGCATGCAGTATCGCGGAGTCCCGCCAGCAGGAGCATCCACCGGTCGATTGGGTGGGCGCGGTGACCGTAGTTGTCGCGGTCGGGGCGATCGTCTTCGCTGTGATCGAGGTTCCGGCCCGTGGCTGGTCGGATTCGCTCGTCGCCATCAGCACTGCGGTGGGCTTGTTCGCAGTTGTGGTGTTCGTCGTCGTAGAACTACGTTCCTCGGCACCCCTACTCGATGTCCGGTTGTTCGCCCGCCGTGGCTTCGGTGCCGGCGCACTGTCGGTCTGTATCCAATTTCTGGTGACCTTCGGGGTGTTCTTGCTGTTGGTGCAGTATCTGCAGTTGATTCTCGGTTATGGACCGCTCACCGCCGCGTTGGCGTTGACCCCTATGGTCGTGCCGCTCATCGTGATCTCGGTGATTGCACCCTGGCTGTCGAACATTGTTGGCCTGCGGGTGATGACCACTGTAGGTCTGCTCACCATCGCGGCGGGACTGGTGATGGTGAGCAGATTGACCGTCGCGGCAACTTACCCTGACCTGCTGTGGCCCTTGCTCATCATGAGTGCGGGTTTGGGGTTGTGTACCGCCCCTGCGACTTTCGCCATCGTCTCGGACACTCCTGAGGCCAAGCACGGGGTGGCTGCCGCGGTCAACGACGCAGCTCGCGAAATCGGTGCCGCGATTGGGATTGCGGTAGCCGGTAGCGTGCTCGCGGCCGGTTACGTTCAGCACATTCAGCCGGCTCTGCCCCAGCTACCCGAGCCTGCCCGTGGTCCGGTGGCCGATTCTCTGGCCGCCGCGTTGCAGGTCGCCGACCGCGCAGGACCAGCTGGTCAGCCGCTGGCCGAGTTCGCCAGAGCCGCATTCGTACACGGAAGTGGTCAGGCGACGCTGTCGTTGGCGGCGCTGACCGCCGCTGGGGCACTCGTCCTCGCCGTCTTTGCGCCAGGTAGACGCAGCCGTACGACAGCCACCGCGGGTGACGGACGTCGGTGA
- a CDS encoding PaaI family thioesterase — translation MKRIPDEVSGSAGPAIENWARSFWSTSFDSPDLPPHHPDCLGCGPQNPHGHALSVQRDENGVVAHHVFDQRHVGAPGIAHGGAVATVLDDLFGFLLYTVGELAVTRRLELDYLAPVLLGTPYVLRAAVRSRDGRKLDLTATMDDAQGRSVATATALFVVVEVEHFMQSQARAQLRATDTNHTEE, via the coding sequence ATGAAAAGAATTCCAGACGAGGTCAGCGGGTCGGCCGGCCCCGCTATCGAGAACTGGGCGCGCTCGTTCTGGAGCACGAGTTTCGATTCGCCTGATCTACCGCCCCACCACCCCGACTGTCTTGGTTGTGGGCCGCAGAACCCGCACGGCCATGCCCTGTCGGTCCAGCGTGACGAGAACGGCGTGGTGGCTCACCATGTGTTCGATCAACGTCATGTCGGGGCACCCGGGATAGCACACGGCGGCGCGGTGGCGACCGTTCTCGACGATCTGTTCGGCTTCCTGCTCTACACAGTGGGTGAGCTCGCCGTGACGCGGCGTCTCGAGCTCGACTACCTAGCGCCGGTTCTGCTCGGCACTCCATACGTATTGCGTGCTGCCGTTCGGTCTCGTGATGGGCGCAAACTGGATCTCACGGCCACGATGGACGATGCGCAGGGCCGCTCGGTAGCCACCGCTACTGCCCTGTTCGTGGTGGTCGAGGTCGAACACTTCATGCAGTCCCAAGCCCGAGCCCAACTCCGGGCCACAGACACGAATCACACCGAAGAATAG
- a CDS encoding IS481 family transposase, whose amino-acid sequence MPTSPNDSLSRSAFRAITEVNDGSPVSDVAERFGVSRQTVTAWRKRYENSGIDGLVDSSRRPHASPNRIQPDIEALICEMRRHHRRWGARRICFELSKEIGDRTPSRATVHRTLVRNGLVNHQEQQHKRVYKRWQREAPMHLWQLDLVGGMFLVGGRECKMLTGIDDHSRFIVTATVLEHPSGNAVCEAFIAAIHKWGSPFEVLTDNGKQFTGKHTRPLPAEVLFERTCREFGITARLTRRHSPTTTGKIERFHRTLRREFLDEAGAFADIAAAQAALDEWVHAYNTLRPHQSLDMATPASLFRARAHHEHHDGTTDNGQSDSSSTLTAASSSLTTVGRERSSSAIELDTQVPPSGVTNVAGAQQLWIGSNHAGRTVTLWIDLVSIHVILDDTVIKTVRSRLTHTDLERLAMRGTRQGRPSPATAAVDTAVLPTKPRPIEVDRTAGRDGTVILAGHRLHLGADRAGTRVTLRIASGLIHASVDNVLLATLPNPLDASQLAGLTGAREATGTLPAPPPAGPQTVQRRVPKDGRVMVTGQLLKVGRTHAGTIVTVVVEDNYFRVLDGTTELGVYARTSTKPIRNFNAHRPRSG is encoded by the coding sequence ATGCCAACATCGCCGAACGACTCACTGTCCAGGTCCGCTTTCCGAGCAATTACCGAGGTCAACGACGGCTCACCGGTCAGCGACGTCGCCGAGCGATTCGGCGTCTCCAGACAGACCGTCACAGCGTGGCGCAAGCGATACGAAAACTCGGGTATCGACGGACTTGTCGACTCGTCGAGACGACCGCATGCGAGCCCGAACCGTATCCAGCCCGACATCGAAGCCCTCATCTGCGAGATGCGACGACATCACCGGCGGTGGGGCGCACGCCGCATCTGCTTCGAGCTAAGCAAAGAAATCGGAGACCGAACCCCATCTCGCGCGACCGTCCACCGAACGCTCGTCCGCAACGGCTTGGTCAATCATCAAGAGCAACAACATAAACGAGTCTACAAACGTTGGCAGCGCGAAGCGCCGATGCACCTATGGCAGCTCGACCTCGTCGGCGGAATGTTCCTCGTCGGCGGACGCGAGTGCAAAATGCTGACCGGAATCGACGACCACTCACGATTCATCGTGACCGCAACCGTCCTCGAGCACCCCTCCGGGAACGCAGTATGTGAAGCATTCATCGCTGCCATCCACAAGTGGGGTTCGCCGTTCGAGGTACTCACCGACAACGGGAAACAATTCACCGGTAAACACACTCGGCCGCTGCCGGCCGAAGTGCTGTTCGAGCGAACATGCCGAGAATTCGGGATCACCGCACGACTGACCCGACGCCATTCACCCACCACAACTGGCAAGATCGAACGATTCCACAGAACCCTTCGTCGTGAATTCCTCGATGAGGCAGGCGCATTCGCCGACATCGCTGCTGCCCAAGCCGCCCTCGACGAATGGGTGCACGCCTACAACACCCTGCGGCCCCACCAGAGTCTGGACATGGCAACACCCGCGAGTTTGTTCCGTGCGCGAGCCCACCACGAGCATCACGACGGAACAACCGACAACGGCCAGTCCGATTCGTCATCAACTCTCACCGCTGCAAGCTCCAGCCTGACAACGGTGGGCCGTGAAAGAAGCAGCAGTGCAATCGAGCTCGACACCCAGGTACCACCGAGCGGCGTGACCAATGTCGCTGGAGCGCAACAATTGTGGATCGGAAGCAACCACGCCGGACGGACCGTCACCCTGTGGATCGACCTGGTCAGCATTCATGTCATCCTCGACGACACCGTGATCAAGACAGTGCGCTCGCGACTGACCCACACCGACCTCGAACGCCTCGCCATGCGCGGCACACGCCAGGGCCGACCATCTCCGGCAACAGCGGCAGTAGACACCGCAGTCCTGCCCACCAAACCGAGACCGATCGAGGTCGACCGAACCGCAGGACGAGACGGAACCGTCATCCTCGCCGGTCACCGACTTCACCTCGGAGCCGACAGAGCGGGAACACGAGTGACGCTGCGAATCGCCTCAGGGCTGATCCACGCCAGTGTCGACAACGTCCTGCTCGCGACACTGCCGAACCCGCTCGATGCCAGCCAGCTCGCGGGTCTGACCGGCGCACGGGAAGCTACGGGAACGTTGCCCGCGCCGCCGCCGGCCGGACCGCAGACCGTACAGCGACGCGTCCCGAAAGACGGCCGGGTCATGGTGACCGGTCAGCTGCTCAAGGTCGGCCGTACCCATGCCGGAACCATCGTGACTGTCGTGGTCGAAGACAACTACTTTCGGGTCCTCGACGGAACCACCGAGCTCGGCGTCTACGCGCGAACCTCAACCAAACCCATTCGGAACTTC
- a CDS encoding TetR/AcrR family transcriptional regulator: protein MSFVRRVSFTPSQVQRRVADARSTRWDEHRVEVRAQLVDATIRIIERYGAGVSMDDIAAEARVSKPKLYRYFGDKAGLNAAVAAKLGALMWDSAKVTILADQDYLSVDDMVRSSVQSYVALVGQYPTVVRFLMANHLFQYSGSGNGGVADELRSVMEVVADRFTESLQRVHADTSVIPLAVASILGSGLSATQWWIDNGREQGVDDTFFAAHLSETTWGIIDGAAATVGVAFSRSLPFSHPGFASRHKMD, encoded by the coding sequence ATGTCATTCGTCCGCCGCGTTTCATTTACTCCATCTCAGGTGCAGCGTCGAGTGGCCGATGCCCGTAGCACCCGCTGGGATGAGCATAGAGTCGAGGTACGCGCGCAGCTGGTCGACGCGACCATACGGATCATCGAACGGTATGGTGCAGGCGTCAGCATGGACGACATCGCTGCGGAGGCCCGTGTATCTAAACCAAAGCTGTATCGCTACTTTGGCGACAAAGCGGGCTTGAACGCGGCGGTGGCGGCGAAACTCGGTGCGTTGATGTGGGATTCGGCGAAAGTCACTATTCTCGCCGACCAAGATTATCTTTCGGTTGACGACATGGTTCGCTCGTCCGTCCAGAGCTACGTCGCGCTCGTCGGGCAGTATCCCACTGTCGTCAGATTCCTTATGGCGAATCACTTGTTTCAGTACTCCGGATCGGGAAATGGCGGAGTTGCTGACGAACTGAGGTCGGTGATGGAGGTCGTCGCCGATCGGTTCACTGAAAGTCTTCAGCGTGTTCACGCAGATACTTCGGTCATTCCCTTGGCCGTGGCGTCCATTCTGGGTTCTGGTCTATCTGCGACTCAGTGGTGGATCGACAACGGTCGTGAGCAAGGGGTGGATGATACGTTCTTCGCCGCACACCTATCAGAGACGACGTGGGGAATCATCGACGGCGCGGCCGCAACCGTAGGCGTGGCCTTCTCACGCAGTCTGCCATTCAGCCATCCCGGTTTCGCGTCCCGCCACAAAATGGACTGA
- a CDS encoding diiron oxygenase, translating into MTVQNVETKPDVSTEGAARVSARKPVDMQRSAGRLLRAAAEKFYDAEIDIDWDSPWEEGKYYLPEHRVSLYGTKLWERMSDEQKAELGRHEIVSILSFGIYAENLLSSALLRTSAKGALTDQRSLYALNEIGDEARHSTMFARLINKTGLAPYKLPKGFLSIAKILHFVPLGPSVSGATLLIEEILDRAQREAMNDPKMQPQLRQLMKIHVLEEARHITFARLEMVEGMQRRGRISRAWHRGTLAAIANFAYPLLINPKVYPDVGISRLRGLWAQQTSPNYRVNLQFMSEPMIRFFHEAGMMEGKFTMAMWRATRSLPDDLR; encoded by the coding sequence ATGACCGTTCAAAATGTGGAGACCAAGCCCGACGTCTCAACGGAAGGCGCTGCGCGTGTCAGCGCCCGCAAGCCCGTCGACATGCAGAGATCTGCCGGCCGACTGCTGCGGGCGGCGGCCGAAAAATTCTATGACGCGGAGATCGACATCGATTGGGACTCACCCTGGGAGGAAGGAAAGTACTACCTGCCAGAGCATCGGGTCTCGCTCTACGGCACCAAGCTGTGGGAGAGAATGAGCGACGAGCAAAAGGCGGAACTCGGGCGCCACGAAATCGTCAGCATCCTCAGCTTCGGTATCTACGCGGAGAATCTGCTCAGCTCGGCGCTGCTCCGAACATCCGCCAAAGGCGCCCTGACAGATCAAAGGTCCCTCTACGCCCTTAACGAGATCGGCGACGAGGCACGTCACTCGACGATGTTCGCCCGACTGATCAACAAGACGGGCCTGGCACCGTACAAGTTGCCGAAGGGGTTCTTGAGCATCGCGAAGATCTTGCACTTTGTGCCTCTCGGCCCGTCCGTGTCCGGCGCGACTCTGCTCATCGAGGAGATCCTCGACCGCGCTCAGCGCGAGGCGATGAATGACCCGAAAATGCAGCCGCAGCTGCGCCAGCTCATGAAGATCCACGTTCTCGAAGAGGCCCGTCACATCACGTTCGCGCGGCTGGAAATGGTGGAAGGGATGCAGCGTCGCGGACGCATCTCGCGCGCCTGGCATAGAGGCACGTTGGCGGCCATTGCGAACTTTGCATACCCGTTGCTCATCAATCCGAAGGTATATCCCGATGTCGGAATCAGCCGTCTGCGCGGCCTGTGGGCGCAGCAGACGAGCCCGAACTATCGCGTCAACTTGCAGTTCATGTCCGAGCCGATGATCCGATTCTTCCACGAGGCCGGAATGATGGAGGGGAAGTTCACGATGGCGATGTGGCGCGCAACGCGCAGCCTGCCCGACGATCTGCGCTAA
- a CDS encoding alpha/beta fold hydrolase, with translation MTSDSSKAGLLSRRSREVLSSDGTRLFVEEYGLGDDAPLLVFSHGWACQGRFWRPQIEHFATTHRVVVYDQRGHGWSDRGRAPFSSSVLGDDLEAVLRAVVTSNRKALVTGHSMGGMSIMGWAAEHPESVPVLSRGAVLASTGPSQLVSKSTLIGSPRRFRASLERAFAAGLATAGPEMLDTRFNRRLVKYGTMGPHAPADVVAECSDIVLRCPPAVRGMWGRVLATIDVSKGIDSLTVPTTVIVGSADKLTPAVHSIDLADRLQQRRRLHEFVALPQIGHMINMEAPNYFNEAAARLDAATVGDGF, from the coding sequence ATGACCTCTGACTCCTCGAAAGCTGGCCTATTGTCGCGGCGGTCGCGGGAGGTTCTCTCCAGTGACGGCACGAGGCTGTTTGTCGAGGAGTACGGGCTCGGTGATGATGCGCCGCTGCTGGTGTTCAGCCACGGGTGGGCTTGCCAAGGTCGGTTCTGGAGACCTCAGATCGAGCACTTCGCCACCACACACCGTGTGGTGGTGTATGACCAACGAGGGCATGGCTGGAGCGACCGGGGTCGCGCGCCCTTCTCTTCGTCGGTGCTCGGCGACGATCTCGAGGCTGTCTTGCGCGCTGTCGTCACGTCTAATCGTAAGGCATTGGTGACCGGTCATAGTATGGGCGGGATGTCCATCATGGGTTGGGCTGCCGAGCACCCGGAGTCGGTGCCCGTCTTATCCCGTGGTGCCGTCTTGGCGAGTACCGGCCCCTCGCAGTTGGTGAGTAAATCGACGCTAATTGGGTCGCCACGTCGATTCCGCGCCTCACTGGAGCGGGCATTCGCAGCCGGGCTCGCCACCGCGGGACCGGAGATGCTTGACACTCGCTTCAACCGACGGTTGGTGAAATACGGGACGATGGGTCCACACGCGCCAGCAGACGTTGTGGCTGAGTGTTCCGACATAGTACTGCGGTGCCCCCCTGCGGTTCGGGGAATGTGGGGCAGGGTCCTGGCCACCATCGATGTGAGCAAAGGAATCGACTCACTTACGGTTCCGACGACCGTGATCGTGGGCTCGGCCGACAAGTTGACACCCGCGGTTCATTCCATTGATCTCGCCGACCGACTGCAGCAGCGCCGCCGGTTGCATGAGTTCGTGGCGTTGCCACAGATCGGTCACATGATCAACATGGAGGCACCAAACTATTTCAACGAAGCAGCGGCCCGATTGGACGCAGCCACGGTAGGCGATGGCTTTTGA
- a CDS encoding ferredoxin--NADP reductase, producing MTLEQENRPGTTARSRTLTVSEVVQETKDSVSIAFEVPDEIVDDFKHLPGQFITLKIPSDQTGHVARCYSLSSSPHVDDFRLEIGVKRTAGGYASNWLCDNVSIGMEVTVLTPSGKFTAKSLDVDLLFFAGGSGITPVLSLVQSALVSGSGEVVLFYANRDSDSIMYKCRLEQIRSEFAERFTLVDWLESENGIPTSEAVEKIIREHKGSAIFTCGPSPFMDLVESSAAACGVDHSDVHREVFQSLTGDPFDTATLRRLSDDEGVATATVYLNGECITTEWPRNTPLLDVLLSRGHNAPYSCREGACSACVCKLIDGDVEMVQNNILVDDDIEDGERLACQALPLTDAVTVSFDDL from the coding sequence ATGACCCTCGAACAGGAGAATCGGCCGGGCACCACCGCGCGATCGCGAACGCTGACCGTGTCGGAGGTCGTGCAGGAGACCAAGGACTCCGTGAGCATCGCCTTCGAAGTGCCTGACGAGATCGTCGACGATTTCAAGCATCTACCCGGGCAGTTCATTACGTTGAAGATCCCGTCCGACCAGACGGGCCACGTCGCACGATGCTACTCGCTGAGCAGTTCGCCTCATGTCGATGACTTCCGCCTCGAGATCGGGGTGAAGCGCACCGCTGGGGGGTATGCGTCGAACTGGTTGTGTGACAACGTTTCCATCGGCATGGAGGTGACCGTCCTCACGCCATCGGGAAAGTTTACCGCTAAGAGCCTCGACGTCGACTTGCTCTTCTTCGCTGGCGGAAGCGGCATCACTCCGGTTCTGTCGCTGGTGCAGTCGGCTCTGGTGTCGGGCAGTGGGGAAGTTGTCCTGTTCTACGCAAACCGTGACTCCGATTCGATCATGTACAAGTGCCGGCTTGAGCAGATTAGATCTGAATTCGCCGAGCGGTTCACTTTGGTTGACTGGCTTGAGTCGGAGAACGGGATTCCCACATCAGAGGCTGTAGAAAAGATTATTCGTGAACACAAGGGATCGGCAATTTTCACCTGCGGGCCTTCCCCTTTCATGGATCTTGTGGAAAGCTCTGCCGCCGCATGCGGAGTGGATCATTCGGATGTACATCGAGAGGTATTCCAGTCGCTGACGGGTGACCCGTTCGACACCGCAACACTGCGTCGACTCAGTGACGACGAGGGTGTAGCTACGGCCACGGTTTACCTGAACGGAGAGTGCATCACCACGGAGTGGCCACGTAACACGCCTCTGCTCGATGTGCTGCTCTCGCGAGGGCACAATGCACCGTACTCGTGCCGAGAGGGCGCATGCAGCGCGTGTGTGTGCAAGCTCATCGATGGCGATGTCGAGATGGTGCAGAACAACATCCTCGTAGACGACGACATTGAGGACGGCGAGCGACTCGCGTGCCAGGCACTTCCGCTCACCGACGCTGTGACGGTGAGTTTCGATGACCTCTGA